One Maribacter dokdonensis DSW-8 genomic region harbors:
- a CDS encoding SDR family oxidoreductase: protein MKIEDKVIIITGASSGIGRATAMKLADNGAKVVLMARSEDELNDLKSDITKKGGEALVVTGDVTKKEDFEKVVSKTKREYGKITGLVNNAGLMPLSFVEKLKTDEWNKMVDVNIKGVLNGVAAVLPALKENKGGNIINISSMAANRYFPGGAVYCATKSAVKMFSEGLRQELAPKYGINITSIEPGAVATNLTSTITDEDIKDKMKEMQKMETLEAEDIANSIYYVLTQPARVNINDVYLVPSEQQ from the coding sequence ATGAAAATAGAAGATAAAGTAATTATTATAACAGGAGCATCTAGTGGTATTGGTAGAGCTACAGCAATGAAATTAGCGGATAATGGAGCTAAAGTAGTTTTAATGGCACGTAGTGAAGATGAATTGAACGATTTAAAATCAGACATCACCAAAAAAGGTGGAGAAGCTCTTGTGGTTACCGGAGATGTAACTAAAAAAGAAGATTTTGAAAAGGTCGTTTCCAAAACAAAGAGAGAATACGGTAAAATTACAGGATTGGTCAACAATGCAGGTTTAATGCCGTTATCGTTTGTTGAAAAATTGAAGACAGACGAATGGAATAAAATGGTGGATGTTAACATTAAAGGTGTATTAAATGGTGTTGCGGCAGTGCTACCTGCATTGAAAGAAAATAAAGGCGGTAATATCATAAATATATCGTCTATGGCCGCCAACAGGTATTTTCCTGGTGGAGCGGTGTATTGTGCAACGAAATCTGCAGTGAAAATGTTTTCGGAAGGTTTGCGCCAAGAATTGGCACCAAAATATGGTATCAACATTACCTCTATAGAACCTGGTGCGGTGGCTACAAATTTAACCAGCACGATAACCGATGAGGATATTAAAGATAAGATGAAGGAAATGCAAAAAATGGAAACGCTTGAGGCGGAGGATATTGCAAATTCCATTTATTACGTGTTAACTCAGCCAGCTAGAGTAAATATCAACGATGTTTATTTAGTGCCAAGCGAGCAACAGTAA
- a CDS encoding aspartate/glutamate racemase family protein, with translation MMTNKMIGIVGGVGSYAGIDLIKKVYDLTEATSDQEHLPVSMLSVPHKIIDRTKFLLGETDVNPGIAISEIIASLIASGAGIIGIPCNTAHAKPILSFIEKSIPESCILVNLIEEVGKYISEKHPEITRVGVLGTTGTILAKVYPEVLSKYGIEVIQPSEDIQDLFVHPSIYDTSYGIKAFSNPVHQKAKENLSMAATYLSRKGAQAVILGCTEIPLAIQYEKIENSLIIDATTVLASALIRESKKMEQLV, from the coding sequence ATGATGACAAACAAAATGATAGGCATTGTGGGTGGTGTTGGTAGTTATGCGGGCATAGATTTAATTAAAAAAGTCTACGACCTTACGGAAGCCACATCTGATCAAGAACATTTACCGGTATCTATGCTATCTGTACCTCATAAAATTATTGATCGTACCAAATTTTTATTGGGTGAGACCGATGTGAACCCTGGCATTGCCATTTCTGAAATCATAGCTTCGTTGATTGCTAGTGGAGCCGGTATTATTGGTATTCCCTGCAACACCGCGCATGCCAAGCCTATTTTAAGTTTCATTGAAAAGAGCATTCCTGAATCCTGTATTTTGGTAAACTTAATTGAGGAAGTTGGTAAATATATTTCGGAAAAACATCCAGAAATTACTAGGGTAGGTGTATTGGGAACTACTGGTACAATTTTGGCGAAAGTATATCCTGAAGTACTGTCAAAATACGGTATTGAGGTAATACAACCTTCTGAAGATATTCAAGATTTATTTGTGCATCCGTCAATTTATGATACTAGTTATGGTATAAAGGCTTTCTCTAATCCTGTTCATCAAAAGGCAAAAGAAAATTTGAGTATGGCAGCCACATATTTATCTAGAAAAGGTGCCCAAGCGGTAATATTAGGTTGTACCGAAATTCCATTAGCTATTCAATATGAAAAAATAGAAAACAGTTTAATTATTGATGCCACTACGGTATTGGCAAGTGCCCTTATCAGAGAATCTAAAAAAATGGAACAATTAGTTTAA
- a CDS encoding AraC family transcriptional regulator, translated as MQVLEAHKPFEIQEIELTSWKQRPVKNNFFELVLIKEGEGTQCINYNDYNYSKNSMFLLPPLKCHSFTIEKPTRFIFLKLTDSFFKNANRITIDRNEWFKEASYILSNYNQLPGDIIKNEMDRNYLENLIGMILQESRNYGEESINLVTSLMTSILEILIRNIKKSNYFELPKNQVDDRITKMLTYINTHIDKTELLKVENLAKVFNMSPTYVSEYFKKQVSMSLREYIIKAKLKLVEIRLLNSDFTLTQIADDLGFTDVSHLSKTFKRYTGSSIRDFKIKGEYMLLKRATCMPAMHT; from the coding sequence ATGCAGGTATTAGAAGCACATAAACCTTTTGAAATACAAGAAATTGAATTGACTAGCTGGAAGCAACGCCCGGTGAAGAACAATTTTTTTGAACTGGTTTTAATTAAAGAAGGTGAAGGTACGCAGTGCATAAACTATAATGACTATAACTATAGTAAAAATAGTATGTTTTTGTTACCACCCTTAAAGTGCCATTCTTTTACCATAGAAAAACCTACACGTTTTATTTTTTTAAAGTTAACCGATTCGTTTTTTAAAAATGCGAATAGGATAACCATTGATAGAAATGAATGGTTTAAAGAAGCGTCGTACATACTATCTAACTACAATCAATTGCCAGGCGATATCATTAAGAACGAAATGGATCGTAACTATCTAGAAAATTTAATAGGTATGATTCTTCAAGAGTCTAGAAATTATGGAGAAGAATCTATAAACTTGGTCACTAGTTTAATGACGAGTATTTTAGAAATTTTGATTCGCAATATTAAAAAGAGCAATTATTTTGAATTACCAAAGAACCAAGTTGATGATCGCATCACTAAAATGCTCACCTATATTAATACCCATATCGATAAGACAGAATTATTAAAGGTCGAAAATTTAGCCAAGGTATTTAACATGTCGCCCACCTATGTAAGTGAATATTTTAAAAAACAAGTAAGTATGTCTTTACGTGAATATATAATAAAGGCAAAATTGAAATTGGTTGAAATTCGCCTCTTAAATTCAGACTTTACCCTTACCCAAATAGCAGATGATTTAGGTTTTACAGATGTAAGTCATCTTTCAAAAACCTTTAAACGTTACACAGGCTCATCTATTCGGGATTTTAAAATTAAAGGCGAATATATGTTATTGAAAAGAGCAACTTGTATGCCTGCTATGCATACTTAA
- a CDS encoding putative quinol monooxygenase: MKKSYLTLVVHILVKEAYREEIKAELLKLISPTRGEEGCIAYDLHQDNDNPNLFLFHEKWVNQEYLTKHSQSDHIAAYRIISKDKLENVTAYKMTELTN; this comes from the coding sequence ATGAAGAAATCTTATTTAACCCTAGTAGTACATATTTTAGTAAAAGAAGCATATAGAGAAGAAATAAAAGCTGAATTACTAAAGCTTATTAGTCCTACAAGAGGCGAAGAAGGTTGTATTGCTTATGATTTACACCAAGATAATGACAACCCAAACCTATTCCTATTTCATGAAAAATGGGTAAATCAAGAATATTTAACCAAACATTCTCAAAGTGACCACATTGCGGCATATAGAATTATTTCTAAAGATAAATTAGAGAATGTTACTGCTTACAAAATGACGGAGCTTACCAACTAG
- a CDS encoding NAD(P)H-dependent oxidoreductase, with protein sequence MSTPNIAKEDILNAFNYRHATKEFDATKTISDADMKFILETAHLSPSSFGFEPWHFVVVQDKELRELLKPVAWGAPLKLDTASHFVLGLAMKAPMVKHNAPYIEHMMKEVKQMPAEVIEMYSKFYREFQERDFNLNTDKKLFDWSSKQTYIALGNMMTSAALTGIDSCPIEGFHQEKAEALLQEKFGIDTDKYGLAFMAAFGYRKADPEFPKSRRNFDDIVTWK encoded by the coding sequence ATGAGCACACCTAATATTGCCAAAGAAGACATCCTAAACGCTTTTAATTACAGACACGCTACTAAGGAATTTGATGCTACAAAGACCATTTCTGATGCCGACATGAAATTCATCTTAGAAACGGCACATTTATCGCCTAGTTCATTTGGTTTTGAGCCTTGGCATTTTGTGGTCGTACAAGACAAAGAGTTAAGAGAGCTTTTAAAACCGGTTGCTTGGGGCGCTCCTTTAAAATTAGATACTGCCAGTCACTTTGTTTTAGGTTTGGCTATGAAAGCACCAATGGTAAAACACAATGCGCCTTACATAGAACACATGATGAAAGAGGTAAAACAAATGCCTGCCGAAGTTATAGAAATGTACTCTAAATTTTATAGGGAATTTCAGGAGCGCGATTTTAACCTGAATACGGATAAAAAGTTATTCGATTGGTCTTCTAAGCAAACCTATATTGCATTGGGTAATATGATGACATCAGCGGCACTAACAGGCATAGATTCTTGCCCAATTGAAGGATTTCATCAGGAAAAAGCAGAGGCTTTATTACAGGAGAAATTTGGAATTGATACCGATAAATACGGACTAGCTTTTATGGCCGCCTTTGGATATAGAAAAGCAGACCCAGAGTTTCCAAAATCTAGAAGGAATTTTGATGATATCGTAACTTGGAAATAA
- a CDS encoding zinc-binding alcohol dehydrogenase family protein: MKAIGYKENLPETDVNSLQDIEVETPKATGRDILVEVRAISVNPVDYKIRANRPAPDGEWSVIGWDATGVVKEVGEDVSLFKVGDEVWYAGDLNRQGSNAQYQLVDERIVGKKPASLSFAEAAALPLTTLTAYEMLFHRLEVSKDDAKKSILVIGAAGGVGSILVQLAKKLTKLNIIGTASREETTSWLKELGADTVINHRNKLSDEFVKYHLPAPEYVVSLNATEHHVDEIAKLIKPQGKFGFIDDPKSLNVMPFKGKAVSTHIELMFTRSMFQTDDIIEQHNILNEVSELIDNGTVRTTLGENFGTINAENLRKAHAFLETGKAKGKIVLEGFQD; the protein is encoded by the coding sequence ATGAAAGCAATAGGATATAAAGAAAATCTTCCGGAAACAGATGTTAATTCGCTTCAAGATATAGAAGTAGAAACGCCAAAAGCAACTGGTAGAGATATTTTAGTTGAAGTAAGAGCCATTTCGGTAAACCCTGTAGATTATAAAATTAGAGCCAATAGACCAGCTCCAGATGGAGAATGGAGTGTTATTGGTTGGGATGCCACAGGTGTTGTTAAGGAAGTAGGAGAAGATGTATCTCTTTTTAAAGTAGGTGATGAAGTTTGGTATGCTGGTGATTTAAACCGACAAGGTAGTAATGCCCAATATCAGTTGGTTGATGAACGTATTGTAGGTAAGAAACCTGCAAGTTTATCATTTGCTGAAGCCGCTGCCTTACCATTAACTACGCTAACGGCTTACGAAATGCTATTTCATAGATTAGAGGTTTCTAAAGATGATGCCAAAAAATCTATTTTGGTTATTGGTGCTGCTGGTGGCGTGGGTTCTATTTTGGTGCAACTGGCTAAAAAGCTTACAAAATTGAATATTATTGGTACCGCTTCTAGAGAAGAAACTACTTCTTGGTTAAAAGAATTGGGTGCAGATACGGTAATTAATCACAGAAATAAGCTTAGTGATGAATTTGTAAAATACCACTTGCCAGCACCTGAATACGTAGTGAGTTTAAATGCCACGGAACATCACGTGGATGAAATTGCTAAACTGATTAAACCACAGGGGAAATTTGGATTTATAGATGACCCAAAATCATTAAACGTGATGCCTTTTAAGGGTAAAGCGGTATCTACACACATTGAGTTAATGTTTACACGCTCTATGTTCCAAACCGATGATATTATAGAGCAACATAATATCTTAAACGAAGTTTCTGAGCTTATAGACAACGGAACAGTAAGAACCACTTTGGGAGAAAACTTCGGGACTATAAATGCTGAAAATCTTAGAAAAGCACACGCTTTTTTAGAGACCGGAAAAGCAAAAGGCAAAATTGTTTTAGAAGGATTTCAAGATTAA
- a CDS encoding DUF4437 domain-containing protein, with protein MKNILSILAVAAVFASNKITAQTPTTDDIKSVNEVVTADNVEWGWLNPLRGDKSPAARELWGDRTKNEPAGFLVKFKKGFSSPPHIHNITYRGVVIKGLLHNDDENAEKQCLPAGSYWQQPAGEAHITAADGEENLAFLDIQEGPYLVKPTSEAFDNGERPVNVDKTNLVWLNANDIQWVSEKSNVETAFLWGSHEKNQLRAALLKLPAGFNGKIKNLSPNFRAVVISGEVTHQFSKKDTKNELQPGSYFGAEENATSIISTAKETVIYIRSNGDYEVK; from the coding sequence ATGAAAAATATATTATCAATTTTAGCTGTAGCGGCTGTATTTGCAAGTAACAAGATAACTGCACAAACACCAACAACAGACGACATTAAGTCTGTAAATGAAGTGGTAACCGCAGATAATGTAGAGTGGGGTTGGTTAAACCCTTTGCGAGGCGATAAAAGTCCGGCTGCACGAGAACTTTGGGGCGACAGAACCAAAAACGAACCAGCGGGATTTTTGGTGAAATTCAAAAAAGGATTTTCATCACCACCACATATTCACAATATAACCTATAGAGGTGTAGTAATTAAGGGATTGTTACATAATGATGATGAGAATGCCGAGAAACAATGCCTGCCAGCAGGTTCTTATTGGCAACAGCCAGCGGGAGAAGCGCATATTACCGCTGCTGACGGTGAAGAAAATTTAGCTTTTTTAGACATTCAAGAAGGTCCGTATTTGGTAAAACCAACATCAGAAGCTTTTGATAATGGCGAAAGACCTGTAAATGTTGATAAAACAAACTTGGTTTGGTTAAATGCTAACGACATCCAATGGGTTTCTGAAAAGAGCAATGTAGAAACTGCATTTTTATGGGGAAGTCACGAAAAAAATCAGCTACGTGCCGCACTTTTAAAATTGCCAGCTGGTTTTAATGGAAAGATTAAAAACTTAAGTCCTAATTTTAGAGCAGTGGTCATTTCTGGTGAAGTAACACATCAGTTTTCTAAAAAAGATACTAAAAATGAGTTGCAGCCCGGTTCTTATTTTGGAGCTGAAGAAAATGCAACTTCAATCATTTCCACAGCTAAAGAAACAGTTATCTACATTAGAAGTAATGGAGATTATGAGGTAAAATAG
- a CDS encoding FAD-dependent oxidoreductase, with amino-acid sequence MIDPKFPELTNVQVEKLKKYGEIEFYKEPTVVLDFGNRHYDFFVVLTGGIRIIDPDKKNENIAIHTRHQFSGSSSILSHRAVGVCGETLANTQLIRISPDNLKSAIAKFSDISDVLLNAFLLREDALKNNVQGIKLIGSEHSNETYAIRDFMDKNDIWYNFIDSDKEDGLVQLLETFNLKESDLPVLINSQNEISVRPSIDEIGTCTGVRLQLDDDIYDVLVVGAGPAGLAASVYAASEGLKVLTIDSNSPGGQAGKSSKIENYLGFPTGISGRDLANNGYIQAQKFGCTISVPHRVEGIVRKNGYYEVNSNNTSILKAKTVIAATGAAYRRLPLEGIEKFEGSGVYYSATSMHANMCKNSEIGIVGGGNSAGQAALFLANHAHKVYVIIRNEDIGAKMSDYLVQRIFACDNIEVLTGSNVVKVDGDTYLEKVEIKQNDTLVQNNINYLFTFVGAKPCTEWLDNIIDTDAKGFVHTGLTICDNALNGESVFKHRKPYTFETSLPGLFAVGDVRSGSVKRVASAVGEGSIVVSDIHKFLALETEAKTI; translated from the coding sequence ATGATCGATCCAAAATTTCCTGAATTAACCAATGTTCAGGTAGAAAAACTTAAGAAGTACGGTGAAATAGAGTTCTATAAGGAGCCAACGGTCGTTTTGGATTTTGGAAACCGGCATTATGATTTTTTTGTGGTGCTTACTGGCGGAATCAGAATTATTGATCCTGATAAAAAAAATGAAAATATTGCCATTCATACCAGGCATCAATTCTCAGGTTCAAGTAGTATTCTTTCGCACAGAGCCGTTGGGGTTTGTGGTGAAACCTTGGCAAATACCCAGCTTATAAGAATTAGTCCTGATAATCTAAAAAGTGCCATTGCCAAATTCAGTGATATTAGCGATGTACTTCTGAATGCATTTTTATTGCGTGAAGATGCGCTGAAAAACAATGTTCAGGGTATTAAGCTCATTGGTTCTGAACATTCCAATGAAACCTATGCTATTCGTGATTTCATGGATAAGAATGATATTTGGTACAATTTTATTGATTCTGATAAAGAAGACGGATTGGTACAGCTATTGGAAACTTTCAATTTAAAAGAATCTGACCTGCCAGTTTTGATCAATAGTCAGAATGAGATTTCCGTTCGCCCATCCATAGATGAAATTGGTACGTGTACCGGTGTTAGATTACAATTGGATGATGATATTTATGATGTTCTGGTGGTAGGTGCTGGTCCCGCTGGCTTGGCTGCTAGTGTTTATGCCGCTTCAGAAGGCTTAAAAGTGTTGACCATAGATAGTAATTCCCCTGGCGGACAAGCCGGTAAAAGTTCTAAAATTGAGAACTATCTTGGGTTTCCTACCGGAATTTCAGGACGTGACCTTGCGAATAATGGCTATATACAGGCACAAAAATTTGGTTGTACCATATCCGTGCCGCATAGGGTAGAGGGCATAGTGCGCAAAAATGGTTATTACGAAGTTAATTCTAACAACACATCTATATTAAAGGCTAAAACGGTCATTGCCGCAACAGGTGCCGCGTATAGAAGACTGCCTTTAGAAGGTATTGAAAAATTTGAAGGTTCCGGAGTGTACTACAGCGCCACTTCAATGCATGCCAATATGTGTAAAAACAGCGAAATAGGTATTGTGGGCGGTGGCAACTCCGCAGGTCAGGCGGCATTGTTTTTAGCAAACCATGCGCATAAAGTATATGTAATCATAAGAAACGAGGATATTGGTGCAAAAATGAGCGACTATCTAGTGCAGCGAATTTTCGCATGTGATAATATTGAAGTTTTAACAGGTAGTAATGTCGTTAAGGTTGACGGCGATACGTATTTGGAAAAGGTAGAAATCAAGCAAAACGATACTTTAGTCCAAAACAACATTAATTACCTATTTACATTTGTTGGCGCAAAACCGTGTACGGAGTGGTTAGACAACATTATAGACACAGATGCTAAAGGCTTTGTACATACAGGGCTCACTATTTGCGACAATGCTTTAAATGGCGAATCAGTTTTTAAACATAGAAAGCCTTACACTTTTGAAACCAGTTTACCAGGACTTTTTGCTGTTGGCGATGTGCGTTCCGGGTCGGTTAAACGTGTAGCTTCGGCAGTAGGTGAAGGGTCTATTGTAGTTAGTGACATCCATAAATTTTTAGCGCTTGAAACCGAAGCCAAAACTATATAG
- a CDS encoding AraC family transcriptional regulator, whose protein sequence is MPRTIIENIVIQEYKDQTFFEFCKYTTIRFFEIVYFEKGSGTIKINGKTVNYSANSIFVFVPDDIYIVNPESATTTIAIKFLKSFFRGDAPQNANLPVNDWFRKIEGILNSESHQLREMRFETESDKIHLLSLIKMVAAENDKKKSYDLFIIQNSLSVILHVIARNIQFLNADMSTKIVESSKIQQIINFIHTNIYNPELLTTKNLAEEFHMADNYISEYFKKHTDVSLKKYILNYKLKLVETRLKYTDLQFSEIAMELGFTDSSHLNKTFQSYKGMTIGAYKASISQ, encoded by the coding sequence ATGCCACGTACCATAATCGAAAATATTGTAATTCAAGAATACAAAGACCAAACCTTTTTTGAGTTTTGTAAGTATACTACCATCAGGTTTTTTGAAATCGTGTATTTTGAAAAGGGTAGCGGCACCATAAAGATTAATGGGAAAACAGTAAACTATTCGGCTAACAGCATTTTTGTTTTTGTACCAGATGATATTTATATCGTAAATCCGGAATCGGCAACTACTACCATTGCCATTAAATTCTTGAAAAGCTTTTTTAGGGGAGATGCGCCACAAAATGCAAATCTTCCAGTGAACGATTGGTTTCGTAAAATTGAAGGGATTCTAAACAGTGAAAGTCATCAATTACGTGAAATGCGTTTTGAAACCGAATCGGACAAAATACATTTATTATCATTGATAAAAATGGTGGCTGCAGAAAACGATAAAAAGAAATCATACGATCTGTTTATCATTCAAAATTCACTTTCTGTAATTCTTCACGTTATTGCCCGTAACATTCAGTTTCTAAATGCTGATATGAGTACCAAAATTGTGGAGTCTTCTAAAATTCAGCAAATCATCAACTTTATTCACACCAATATTTACAATCCGGAATTGCTGACCACCAAAAACTTGGCAGAAGAGTTTCATATGGCGGACAATTACATCAGTGAATATTTTAAAAAACATACTGATGTGTCGCTAAAAAAGTACATTCTTAACTACAAATTAAAACTGGTAGAAACCCGATTAAAATATACGGATCTGCAGTTCTCAGAAATTGCAATGGAATTAGGCTTTACAGATTCTAGTCACCTTAACAAGACTTTCCAAAGTTATAAGGGGATGACTATTGGTGCTTATAAGGCAAGTATTTCCCAATAA
- a CDS encoding enoyl-CoA hydratase/isomerase family protein gives MEYKNFQTFKAEQKGGILTVTINFGPVNVQGQEMLADLSSLCLRLERDRSVKVVVFESSNPDYWVCHYDTNLLRDMSMEAVPRNEVQLLDLQAVLERLSNVPQATIAKIEGFARGGGHEMALALDMRFAARGKAKFMQMEVGMGILPCGGGASRMARQTGLGKALEIILGAKDWDADEAEKFGTINKALDADEIGPYVDALAERISKFPADSIAASKRAVYASIDLPIKEALKEEAYQLFQATSRTPAIKRFTYADENGAQFDHNNQKNWEQMVMDIQEVN, from the coding sequence ATGGAATACAAGAATTTTCAAACATTTAAAGCAGAACAAAAAGGAGGAATTTTAACAGTGACTATCAATTTTGGTCCTGTAAACGTACAAGGGCAAGAAATGCTTGCAGATTTAAGTAGTCTTTGTTTACGACTGGAGCGCGACAGAAGCGTAAAAGTAGTAGTTTTTGAATCTTCAAATCCAGATTATTGGGTATGTCATTATGATACCAACTTACTTAGAGATATGTCTATGGAAGCGGTGCCAAGAAACGAAGTACAGTTATTAGACTTACAAGCTGTATTAGAAAGATTAAGCAACGTACCGCAAGCAACTATTGCTAAAATTGAAGGTTTTGCACGTGGGGGCGGACACGAAATGGCTTTGGCACTGGATATGCGTTTTGCAGCAAGAGGTAAAGCCAAATTTATGCAAATGGAAGTAGGTATGGGCATTTTACCTTGTGGTGGCGGAGCTTCACGTATGGCAAGACAAACAGGTTTAGGTAAGGCATTGGAAATTATTTTAGGTGCCAAAGATTGGGATGCAGACGAAGCTGAAAAGTTCGGAACTATTAACAAAGCATTAGATGCAGACGAAATAGGACCTTATGTAGATGCTTTGGCAGAGCGCATTTCTAAATTTCCGGCAGATTCTATTGCAGCTAGTAAACGTGCAGTTTATGCATCCATAGACTTACCAATTAAAGAGGCTTTAAAAGAAGAAGCCTACCAATTGTTTCAGGCTACGAGCAGAACACCTGCCATAAAAAGATTCACCTACGCCGATGAGAATGGCGCTCAGTTTGACCATAACAACCAAAAGAATTGGGAACAAATGGTAATGGATATTCAAGAAGTAAATTAA
- a CDS encoding zinc-dependent alcohol dehydrogenase family protein produces MKAMLINNYGENGNFEVSEIEKPTVKANHVLVKIAASSVNTIDTMIKNMGTDLPLSPATPALLGMDFSGTVEAVGDGVEGLNVGDEVYGCAGGLADLPGTLTEYIVADSNLVAHKPKCLTMRETAALPLVAITAYEGLTRAGVKEGQKVLVHGGSGGVGHLAVQLAKYFGAEVFATGTGDNQKAIVEKFGATFIDFKTEKVADYTAKYTDGGFDVVFDTVGGANLTNSIEAIALNGHISTTVSLCELDLTPLHFKGASLHVVFMLIPMLHNFKREEHATILERLAEISNEGHLTPIVDENKFSLEEVGDAYAHLQSGKAIGKIVVEN; encoded by the coding sequence ATGAAAGCAATGCTTATAAACAACTACGGAGAAAACGGAAATTTCGAAGTATCAGAAATTGAAAAACCAACAGTAAAGGCAAATCACGTATTGGTAAAAATAGCGGCATCTAGTGTAAATACAATTGACACTATGATTAAGAATATGGGAACCGATTTACCATTATCACCAGCTACACCAGCCTTATTAGGTATGGATTTTTCAGGAACTGTTGAAGCAGTTGGCGATGGCGTAGAAGGTTTGAATGTAGGCGATGAAGTGTACGGTTGCGCTGGCGGATTAGCCGATTTACCTGGAACCTTAACGGAATATATTGTAGCAGATAGCAACCTCGTAGCGCACAAACCAAAATGCTTAACTATGCGAGAAACTGCAGCCTTACCATTAGTAGCTATTACAGCTTACGAAGGTTTAACAAGAGCAGGGGTAAAAGAAGGTCAGAAAGTATTGGTACACGGTGGTTCTGGTGGTGTTGGTCATTTAGCGGTACAATTGGCAAAGTATTTTGGAGCAGAAGTTTTTGCTACAGGTACTGGTGATAATCAAAAAGCTATTGTTGAAAAATTTGGTGCAACCTTCATCGATTTTAAAACTGAAAAAGTAGCAGATTACACAGCAAAATATACCGATGGTGGTTTTGATGTGGTTTTTGATACGGTTGGTGGTGCAAACCTTACCAATTCTATTGAAGCTATTGCCTTAAACGGACACATTTCTACTACGGTGTCGTTATGTGAATTAGATTTAACGCCATTGCATTTTAAAGGAGCATCATTACACGTAGTATTTATGCTAATACCAATGTTGCACAATTTTAAAAGAGAGGAACACGCTACTATTTTAGAGCGTTTAGCTGAAATTTCTAATGAAGGACATTTAACGCCAATAGTAGATGAAAACAAGTTTTCCTTAGAAGAAGTTGGTGATGCTTACGCACATTTACAAAGCGGAAAAGCTATTGGTAAAATAGTAGTTGAGAACTAA
- a CDS encoding SDR family NAD(P)-dependent oxidoreductase codes for MKHILITGSTDGIGKLLALRLAKEGHFVAIHGRSDAKLSATLKEIKQQSNNENVIGFLADFSDLIAVKNMAEEVAEKMPIIDVLVNNAGVLMTNSNSGTTDIRFVVNYFAPYILTNSVLANLKASDAPRIVNLSSAAQTTINIQALEGKTGLGANEAYAQSKLALTMWSFNLAEQEPSITVVAVNPGSLLNTKMAKEAYGQHWSPAEKGVDILYNLSMTDLAKSGEYFDNDKGSYATAHADAYNTQKIENLLSITNTLV; via the coding sequence ATGAAACATATTTTAATAACAGGAAGTACAGACGGCATAGGAAAATTACTAGCCTTGCGTTTGGCTAAAGAAGGGCACTTTGTTGCCATTCACGGTAGGAGTGATGCTAAATTAAGCGCTACTTTAAAAGAAATTAAACAACAATCTAATAATGAAAATGTAATAGGCTTTTTAGCGGATTTTTCAGACTTAATTGCGGTTAAAAATATGGCTGAAGAAGTTGCTGAAAAAATGCCAATAATTGATGTTTTGGTCAATAATGCAGGCGTTTTAATGACAAACAGCAATAGTGGTACTACAGATATTCGGTTTGTGGTAAATTACTTTGCGCCTTATATATTAACCAATAGCGTATTAGCAAATTTAAAAGCATCGGACGCACCAAGAATTGTGAATTTAAGTTCTGCAGCGCAAACTACCATAAACATACAGGCGTTAGAAGGCAAAACGGGCTTAGGCGCCAACGAAGCTTACGCACAAAGCAAACTGGCATTAACAATGTGGAGTTTTAATTTAGCGGAACAAGAACCATCAATCACGGTAGTGGCGGTAAATCCGGGTTCCTTATTAAATACCAAAATGGCTAAAGAAGCTTATGGGCAGCATTGGTCTCCTGCAGAAAAAGGAGTTGACATTCTGTACAATTTAAGTATGACAGATTTAGCAAAATCAGGTGAGTATTTTGATAATGATAAAGGTTCATATGCCACAGCACACGCAGATGCATACAACACTCAGAAAATTGAAAATTTACTTTCTATAACAAATACATTGGTTTAG